Within the Desulfomicrobium escambiense DSM 10707 genome, the region GACCGTCAAAGGCCTTCTGGTCTTCGGGGCCGAAGTCGGTTTTCATCTGAAGGGCGCGGGCCAGGGTCACTTTGTCGGCCAACGTTTCTCGAAGGGTCATGAGGTCCATGTGAAACTCCTTTTTTGCGAAGTTAAAAATTGTTCAGGGAAAGTTCAGCCAGGGCCAGGGCGCGGGCGCGTCGTTCTTTGTCCGGGTCCGCCGCTTGGCCGGGCGTGAAAATCCGGTCCACGAATCCGTGGTGGAGGGCTTCCGCCGCCGTGAACCACGTTTCCGCGTTCATCCACTCGCGAATCTGCTTCTCCGGCTTGCCGGTCTTGGCCCGGTAGGTCTGCACGATGTTGTTCGTGGTCTGACGAAGCAGGGCAGCATAATTGAGCATTTCCTCTTCGCCGCCGGCGCAGACGCCCCAGCTATTGTGGATCATGAACGCGCCGCCGGATGCCATTTCCACCTCGTTGGCCGCGATGGCTAGGCCCGTTGCTGCGGACGCGCAAAGCCCGTCGACATGGGCAATGACCTTTGCAGGGTGTTGGGCGATGGCAACGCGCATTGCTTCAGCGTCGAGAACTGCACCACCAGGGGAGTTGATGCGCAGATGAATGGTTTTCGCCGTGATAAGGGCGAACTCCGGCACCCATTCGCGGGGGTCGATGCCAAACCAACTCCCGATGGCGTCGTAGATGTAGAGCGTGGCCTCAGACTTGGCCGCGTTGAATGTAGGGGCGGGGCTTGTCAGGACGGGCTTGCCAGCCTTCTGCCGGGCCAGGGCCTCGGACTCGGCCCGGGCCAGCAACTCACGCGCAGAGAGTCGGGCGCTCATCGGGGGCCACCTTGCGGGAGGCTGTGGCCGCGCATGTGGTGTTCCGTCATGGCGCGAGCCAGGTCCACTTCGGTCAACTGTCCGCGCTCCACCAAGATGAGGAGAGCTTCCAGCAGTTCGCCCTGGGGCAGGCCAGCCTTGGCGGCCTCGACCTTCAAGCGCTTGGCCGTGGCAGGGGTCAGCCTGATTCCATGGATTTTTTTTTCAGTCATAAAGGGCCTCCGTTCGTTGAGGCCCTTGTGCAACAGATCAAACGTGTTCAACTCCCCTGAACTCGTTCGCGGGGTCGCCGCCCGACCTCCTCCACGATCTCTGCCGGGCTTATTTTGTGGCCAGTGTGGCCAGGCTTAACCGTTGGTGCGTCTAGGTTTTCGGCCACTGGTTCATTTGAACCAGCCTTGGCTCGTAGAACCTTGCTCTTGATCGTTTCCGGATTCACCTTCGCCTCAAACACCTTCTCAATCTCCGCAGCGCCGCCCAAAACCGCCCTGATTTTGACAACGCAAAAATTGTAGAGGGCACGCCGGTCTTGGCGCGAGTCTTGCGAAGATTCGCCCCCCCCCGGGCCGGATCGTCCGCACCCCGCAGGCCCGCGCCTCGCATCGCCACGCGCCCGCCGTGGCCTCGCAGGGCCATTGCCCGACAGATGGGCCACCCGCCTGGACGCGCCCCGGAGACGGGCGAACAGGGGGCACGAAAAAAGCCGCTTTTCAGCGGCTTCCTGGGTCAGGCCCTGGCCTCGCGTTGGATCTCTTGGCGCACGCACCAGACGCGCTTCTGTGGCACCCCGAGGGACTGGGCAATCTCGGCGTCCATGCGCCCGGCCCGGACCATGGCCTCGATGACCTCACGCCCGACCTTGGGCTTCCGCCTGGGCCTGGACAGTCCGAGGTCGCGCTTGACCTCGCCCACGAACCGCGCCGAAACGCCGACCTCGGCCGCAACGTCGCGGATGGATGCGCCAGCCTCCAGCAACTCGGCCACGCGGACCTTGCGGGGCTCCGGGCGAATGGCCGACGTGGGCAGAATAATATCCTGCCCGCCATAGGTCGCGGAGAGGGCTGCCGCAGGCCCGGCGCCTATCAACTCCACGAGGTCGGGGTGCGGCGCCCGTGCCCGGACGTACAAGGGCCGGGATGCCTTTTCCCGAAGCAGGATTGCGGCCGCCTCTTCGCCGACGATCTCAGCCAGCCGAGCGGCCGGGCACCATGTCGCGCTCATTTTTAGGCCTCCACCATGTTGATGATTGTCTGGGCAATCCCGACCACGGCCTTGCTCCACCAGCAGGGCCAGGCACCCGCGCCATGGATCCGGTGCAGGTCGGCCAGCCACTTCTCGGCCTCGGCCCTGTCCATGGCCGGGAACGCCTC harbors:
- a CDS encoding head maturation protease, ClpP-related; its protein translation is MSARLSARELLARAESEALARQKAGKPVLTSPAPTFNAAKSEATLYIYDAIGSWFGIDPREWVPEFALITAKTIHLRINSPGGAVLDAEAMRVAIAQHPAKVIAHVDGLCASAATGLAIAANEVEMASGGAFMIHNSWGVCAGGEEEMLNYAALLRQTTNNIVQTYRAKTGKPEKQIREWMNAETWFTAAEALHHGFVDRIFTPGQAADPDKERRARALALAELSLNNF